The Bacteroidota bacterium genomic sequence AACTCGCCTTTGTCCAAAATAGCGGTTTGTAAAATGTTTTCGACTAGTGTGCCAAGCCGTTTATTTTCCTCGTTTATAACACCTACATATTTTTCTGTTTTTTCTTTCGATTTAAAAACAGAATTATCGCTCAATACCTCGCATGCCAATGAAATAGTAGATATGGGGGTTTTGAATTCGTGTGTCATATTACTGATAAAATCGTTTTTTATTTCCGATAATTTTTTTTGTTTGAAAATAGTTGAAATGGTGTAGTAGAAAAACCAAAGCAGTGCACTAATAAAGAATGCCGATGCAATTAGCATCAACCACATGTTTTTAAGGATATAATTTGTTTGATTTGGAAAGTATACCGCCAAATATTTCGGTTTAATATGAATATTGTTTGGCGATAAATTTGTTTTGAATTTACTGGCTGAAATTTTATTTGTTGCGCTATCTTTAGATGCCGCTATATCGGTCGCACTGCCAACAATAGCATAGTTGTATTTTGCAGTTATTCCGTTTTCTTTAAGTGATTGTGCAAGCAGTGTGTCTAGCAATAGTGTGTCAATTTGGTCGTTGTAATCGTTGTAGATATTGATACTTACCAACTCATCAAAAATATCGCTTACCATTTCGTTCTTATTCATGAACTTGCTAAAATTGTCAATGGAAGAACTGTTTGATGTAATTCCAAACGGCTGAATAGAATGATTTTTATAGTTAATACCAAAATCATTGCTGGATGCAGAGTCGGTAATATAATTTTTCTCTCTTGTGTTTTTTATAATTACGCCATTGGAATCCGTTTCTAATTCTTCGAAAATTTTAACATTGTATCTATTGCTTGCTGCGCTGTATCTGGCGGGTGTTTCCAGCAATGAATCCCCCACTAGTTTACGAGCCAATCCGGTTGAGTCATTCTTGGAAAGCCAACGCACGCCTTGCTTTCTAAAGTTAAATCGTTTTTTAATTTTTGCCGCGGTCGATTTTTTTTCAAGTTGAAGCGCTGTGTTGGTTAATGCACTTGCTACTTGCTGTTCAAAGCGCTGTGTAC encodes the following:
- a CDS encoding HAMP domain-containing histidine kinase; amino-acid sequence: MNTTRLKLISVLAIIALLGIVLIQLYWINNAVEISTQRFEQQVASALTNTALQLEKKSTAAKIKKRFNFRKQGVRWLSKNDSTGLARKLVGDSLLETPARYSAASNRYNVKIFEELETDSNGVIIKNTREKNYITDSASSNDFGINYKNHSIQPFGITSNSSSIDNFSKFMNKNEMVSDIFDELVSINIYNDYNDQIDTLLLDTLLAQSLKENGITAKYNYAIVGSATDIAASKDSATNKISASKFKTNLSPNNIHIKPKYLAVYFPNQTNYILKNMWLMLIASAFFISALLWFFYYTISTIFKQKKLSEIKNDFISNMTHEFKTPISTISLACEVLSDNSVFKSKEKTEKYVGVINEENKRLGTLVENILQTAILDKGEFKLKISDNDIHAIIERAIDTIRLQVENKQGKIITQLAATDFIVKADRVHLTNIIYNLIDNAIKYTQTNPEICVSTKNVKDGVLIDVTDNGIGISKENIKKIFDTLYRVPTGNVHNVKGYGLGLSYVKAVVEKHGGTIDVVSELGKGSTFTIYLPYIQN